Proteins encoded in a region of the Chryseobacterium piperi genome:
- a CDS encoding SusC/RagA family TonB-linked outer membrane protein — MKKLTASVLILVLSSSLAVANAQQKKSDTVRTQEIEGVVVTALGIKREKKSLGYASQEIKASALSDGTTNTGNIAAQLSGKVAGLNVTTTNNFGGSSNLLIRGIKSLSGGNPLIVIDGSPVNNAYTQEKNVDYGNALSDINQEDIESINVLKGAAASALYGERGLNGVIVITTKNGKGKDDGSWGVTLSSSMQVGFVDKSTFPEYQTRYGAGYKQEFGSQASNGLNNANFGADASWGPKFDPNMMVYQWDSFDPTSPNYKKATPWVAAKNGPIKFFENPTTYTNSVTLEKGQKGKNISFTYENMMSDGLIPNSHLNRNNFSLKVNYDLTPKLHSSFYSTMTLQDTKGRSITGYSNNQATGFRQWWQTNVDVKDLQRAYFANVDPSVASAANNYGNVVWNRKSAANGAPAYWNNPYFQAYQNYTSDKRYRNFTYGQLTYDLLDNISVTGKVSYDRSNLMVDNRLAVGSLPQAFGQSNNSVTSGYARRDVLSTETNYDLMVNYKFDITDNINVSGVVGGNIRRNYFNSVYASTEGGLVVAGIYALSNSKKSPLASDEIEWTRQSNSGYVTASFDFFKKFYIDGTWRVDQSSTLPEGNNAYNYPSVTGSVIMSEIINTKNWMNFWKLRANYAEVGGTADSYQLVNNYRSAGILSGTGIYNSILSQPNPDLKPQRSKEFEIGTEAHFLKDRITLDVAYYKTRTINQIISLPVSSGTGYTSKVVNAGRIDNKGIEVQLGLVPIKTKDFSWNIDANWSKNQNEVVALYPGITNYLINSFQGGVSLNARVGEAWGTLVGADYTYLNGQKVIDPKTGRYLQNGNQVIGNTTPDWIGGIRNSINYKGFSLSFLIDIRKGGDIFSTDMYYGLSSGLYKETAIGDYRDKNVILPGVLPNGTPNNIELSQLDNSSSYGYKTQPASEFVYDGSFVKLREASIGYMLPKSLLAGTKIYDAKISIVGRNLWIIHKNLPYADPEAMVGGGLNSYGWSIGSLPTTRDIGVNVTFKF, encoded by the coding sequence ATGAAGAAACTAACAGCAAGTGTTCTTATACTTGTGCTGTCCTCGTCTTTGGCTGTCGCAAATGCACAGCAAAAGAAGAGCGACACCGTGAGAACACAGGAGATCGAAGGAGTTGTTGTGACTGCCCTTGGGATTAAAAGAGAGAAGAAATCATTAGGATATGCTTCTCAGGAGATAAAAGCTAGCGCACTCTCCGATGGTACTACCAATACCGGTAACATTGCAGCACAATTATCAGGAAAAGTTGCAGGTCTTAATGTTACTACTACCAACAATTTTGGAGGTTCATCCAACTTATTAATAAGAGGTATTAAATCACTTTCAGGTGGGAATCCTTTAATTGTTATTGATGGATCTCCGGTAAACAATGCGTATACTCAGGAAAAAAATGTTGACTATGGTAATGCCTTGTCTGATATTAATCAGGAAGACATTGAATCTATTAACGTTCTAAAAGGAGCTGCAGCATCGGCTCTGTATGGTGAACGGGGATTAAATGGGGTTATTGTGATTACCACTAAAAATGGAAAAGGAAAAGATGACGGATCCTGGGGAGTAACCCTTTCTTCCTCCATGCAGGTAGGGTTTGTCGATAAATCTACCTTTCCGGAGTATCAGACAAGATATGGTGCAGGTTATAAGCAAGAATTTGGATCGCAAGCAAGTAACGGGCTTAATAATGCGAATTTTGGTGCAGATGCATCTTGGGGTCCTAAATTTGATCCTAACATGATGGTGTATCAGTGGGATTCTTTTGATCCGACTTCACCTAATTATAAAAAAGCAACCCCTTGGGTAGCTGCTAAAAATGGGCCGATTAAATTTTTTGAAAATCCTACTACTTATACCAATAGTGTAACTTTAGAAAAAGGACAAAAGGGAAAAAATATTAGTTTTACGTATGAAAATATGATGTCAGATGGTCTGATACCTAATTCTCATCTCAATAGAAATAACTTCTCTTTAAAAGTTAATTATGATCTGACCCCTAAATTACACTCTTCTTTTTATTCTACGATGACTTTGCAGGATACAAAAGGGAGAAGTATTACCGGATATTCTAACAATCAAGCGACAGGATTCAGACAGTGGTGGCAAACCAATGTGGATGTTAAAGATTTGCAGAGAGCTTATTTTGCCAATGTTGACCCTTCTGTTGCCAGTGCAGCTAATAACTATGGGAATGTGGTGTGGAATAGAAAATCTGCTGCTAATGGGGCTCCTGCATACTGGAATAATCCTTACTTTCAGGCGTACCAGAATTATACTTCAGATAAGAGATATAGAAATTTCACGTATGGGCAGCTTACCTATGATCTGCTAGATAATATTTCTGTTACAGGAAAAGTTTCTTACGATAGGTCTAATCTTATGGTTGATAATAGATTGGCTGTTGGATCTCTTCCACAGGCTTTTGGACAATCAAATAACTCCGTTACTTCCGGTTATGCAAGACGTGATGTATTGTCTACTGAAACCAATTATGATTTAATGGTAAATTATAAGTTTGATATTACTGATAATATTAATGTTTCCGGAGTTGTAGGAGGGAATATACGTAGAAATTATTTTAATTCTGTTTATGCTTCAACAGAGGGTGGGTTAGTAGTTGCAGGAATTTATGCCTTATCTAATTCTAAAAAATCACCTTTAGCATCAGATGAAATTGAGTGGACAAGACAATCCAATTCAGGATATGTTACTGCTTCATTTGATTTCTTTAAGAAATTTTATATAGACGGAACATGGAGGGTTGATCAAAGCTCGACCTTACCAGAAGGTAATAATGCATATAATTATCCTTCTGTAACAGGATCGGTAATTATGTCAGAAATAATCAATACTAAAAATTGGATGAATTTCTGGAAATTAAGAGCGAACTATGCTGAAGTAGGGGGTACGGCAGACTCTTATCAATTAGTGAATAATTACAGATCAGCTGGAATTTTATCAGGTACTGGGATCTATAACTCAATTTTAAGCCAGCCTAATCCTGACTTAAAACCTCAAAGATCTAAAGAATTTGAAATAGGAACTGAAGCTCATTTCTTAAAAGATAGAATAACGCTTGATGTTGCCTACTATAAAACAAGAACGATTAATCAGATTATTTCACTTCCTGTTTCTTCTGGTACCGGATATACTAGTAAAGTTGTTAATGCTGGTAGGATTGATAATAAAGGGATTGAAGTACAATTGGGGTTAGTGCCAATAAAAACGAAAGATTTTTCATGGAATATCGATGCTAACTGGTCTAAGAACCAGAATGAAGTTGTTGCCCTTTATCCAGGGATTACGAACTACTTAATCAATAGCTTCCAGGGAGGTGTTTCTTTGAATGCAAGAGTAGGAGAAGCTTGGGGAACTTTAGTTGGGGCTGATTATACCTATTTAAATGGACAAAAGGTTATTGACCCAAAAACAGGTAGATATTTACAGAATGGTAACCAGGTTATTGGTAATACAACACCAGACTGGATTGGAGGTATCAGAAATAGTATCAATTATAAAGGGTTCTCTTTAAGTTTCTTGATTGATATCCGTAAAGGAGGAGATATATTCTCTACTGATATGTATTATGGGCTATCTTCAGGGTTATATAAAGAGACGGCTATCGGAGATTACAGAGATAAAAATGTAATCCTTCCTGGAGTTCTTCCAAATGGTACTCCAAATAATATTGAATTATCACAACTTGATAATTCAAGTTCTTATGGCTATAAAACACAGCCGGCTAGCGAATTTGTCTATGATGGTTCTTTTGTTAAGTTAAGAGAAGCAAGTATTGGGTATATGCTGCCTAAATCTTTGTTAGCAGGAACTAAAATTTATGATGCTAAAATTTCGATTGTAGGAAGAAACTTATGGATCATTCATAAAAATTTACCGTATGCTGATCCTGAAGCAATGGTGGGCGGAGG